One window from the genome of Phocoena phocoena chromosome 15, mPhoPho1.1, whole genome shotgun sequence encodes:
- the DBNDD2 gene encoding dysbindin domain-containing protein 2: MDPNPRAALERQQLRLRERQKFFEDILQPETEFVFPLSHLHLESHRPPIGSISSMEVNVDTLEQVELIDLGDQDGADVFLPCEDPPPTPQTSGVDDRPEEPSLPMPTADRTTSRTFSSSSDSSTNPHSPDVSDGGADTPLAQSDEEEDGGDGGAEPGACS; the protein is encoded by the exons ATGGACCCAAATCCGCGGGCAGCCCTGGAGCGCCAGCAGCTCCGCCTCCGGGAACGGCAGAAATTCTTTGAGGACATTTTACAGCCTGAGACAGAGTTTGTCTTCCCCCTGTCCCACCTGCATCTCGAGTCGCACAGAC CCCCCATAGGTAGTATCTCATCCATGGAGGTGAATGTGGACACACTTGAGCAAGTGGAACTTATCGACCTTGGGGATCAGGACGGAGCTGACGTGTTCTTGCCTTGCGAAGATCCTCCACCGACCCCCCAGACATCTG GGGTGGACGACCGTCCCGAGGAGCCGAGCCTGCCAATGCCCACGGCAGACAGGACCACATCCCGCACTTTCTCCTCGTCCTCTGACTCCTCCACCAATCCGCACAGCCCGGATGTCAGTGATGGCGGAGCAGACACGCCCTTGGCACAGTCTGACGAGGAGGAGGATGGGGGAGATGGCGGGGCAGAGCCTGGAGCCTGCAGCTAG
- the PIGT gene encoding GPI transamidase component PIG-T isoform X3, with product MAAAAPLSLLVLLLLGPGVWGQTEPPRDSLREELVITPLPSGDVAATFQFRTRWDSELQREEVSHYRLFPKALGQLISKYSLRELHLSLTQGFWRTRYWGTPFLQAPSGAELWAWFQDTVTDVDKSWKELSNVLSGIFCASLNFIDSTNTVTPSASFKPLGLANGTDHSFLRYAVLPREVVCTENLTPWKKLLPCSSKAGLSVLLKADRLFHTSYHSQAVHIRPVCRDARCASISWELRQTLSVVFDAFVTGQGKQDWSLFRMFSRTLTEPCPLASESRVYVDVTNYSQDNETLEVYPPPLTTYQDVVLGTRKTYAVYDLLDTAVINNSRSLNLQLKWKRPPGNGYIHYQPAQDRMQPHLLEMLIQLPASSVTKVSIQFERALLKWTEYTPDPNHGFYVSPSVLSALVPSEVTAQPVDWEESPLFNTLFPASDSSSYFVRLYTEPLLVSLPTPDFSMPYNVICLTCTVVAVCYGSFYNLLTRTFQIEEPSKGGLARRLANLIRRARGVPPL from the exons ATGGCGGCGGCAGCGCCGCTTTCTCTGCTGGTGCTGCTGCTTCTCGGGCCGGGCGTCTGGGGCCAGACGGAGCCCCCACGCGACAGCCTGCGGGAGGAGCTCGTCATCACCCCGCTGCCTTCTGGGGACGTAGCCGCCACATTCCAGTTCCGCACGCGCTGGGATTCGGAGCTGCAGCGGGAAGAAG TATCTCATTATAGGCTCTTCCCCAAAGCACTGGGGCAGTTGATCTCCAAGTATTCTCTACGGGAGCTGCACCTGTCCTTAACCCAAGGCTTCTGGAGGACTCGATACTGGGGGACACCCTTCTTGCAGGCCCCATCAGGTGCAGAGCTGTGGGCCTGGTTCCAAGACACCGTCACTGA TGTGGATAAGTCCTGGAAGGAGCTCAGTAACGTCCTCTCGGGGATCTTCTGCGCCTCTCTCAACTTCATTGACTCCACCAACACAGTCACGCCCAGCGCCTCCTTCAAACCCCTGGGGCTGGCCAATG GCACAGATCACTCCTTCCTGCGCTATGCGGTGCTGCCTCGGGAGGTCGTCTGCACTGAGAACCTCACCCCGTGGAAGAAGCTCTTGCCCTGCAGTTCCAAG gcaggcCTCTCTGTGCTGCTGAAGGCCGATCGCCTGTTTCACACGAGCTACCACTCCCAGGCAGTGCATATCCGCCCTGTTTGCAGA GATGCACGCTGTGccagcatctcctgggagctgAGGCAGACCCTTTCCGTTGTATTTGATGCCTTCGTCACGGGGCAGGGGAAGCAAG ATTGGTCCCTCTTTCGGATGTTCTCCCGAACCCTCACAGAACCCTGCCCCCTGGCTTCGGAGAGCCGAGTCTATGTGGACGTCACCAACTATAGCCAG GACAATGAGACATTGGAGGTGTACCCGCCCCCGCTCACCACGTACCAGGACGTCGTCCTGGGCACCCGGAAGACCTATGCCGTCTACGACCTGCTGGACACGGCCGTGATCAACAACTCGCGCAGCCTCAACCTCCAGCTCAAGTGGAAGAGACCCCCAGGGAatg GTTACATCCACTACCAGCCTGCCCAGGACCGGATGCAGCCCCACCTCCTGGAGATGCTGATTCAGCTACCGGCCAGCTCGGTCACCAAGGTCTCCATCCAGTTTGAGCGGGCGCTGCTGAAGTGGACTGAGTACACCCCGGACCCCAACCACGGCTTCTACGTCAG CCCATCTGTCCTCAGTGCCCTCGTGCCCAGCGAGGTGACCGCCCAACCCGTGGACTGGGAAGAGAGTCCCCTCTTCAACACCCT cTTCCCAGCCTCCGACAGCTCCAGCTACTTCGTGCGGCTCTACACGGAGCCACTGCTGGTGAGCCTGCCCACGCCGGACTTCAGCATGCCCTACAACGTCATCTGCCTCACGTGCACAGTGGTGGCCGTGTGCTACGGCTCCTTCTACAACCTCCTCACCCGAACCTTCCAGATTGAGGAGCCCAGCAAGGGCGGCCTGGCCAGGCGGCTGGCCAACCTCATCCGGCGCGCCCGAGGCGTCCCCCCGCTCTGA
- the PIGT gene encoding GPI transamidase component PIG-T isoform X1 has protein sequence MAAAAPLSLLVLLLLGPGVWGQTEPPRDSLREELVITPLPSGDVAATFQFRTRWDSELQREEVSHYRLFPKALGQLISKYSLRELHLSLTQGFWRTRYWGTPFLQAPSGAELWAWFQDTVTDVDKSWKELSNVLSGIFCASLNFIDSTNTVTPSASFKPLGLANGTDHSFLRYAVLPREVVCTENLTPWKKLLPCSSKAGLSVLLKADRLFHTSYHSQAVHIRPVCRDARCASISWELRQTLSVVFDAFVTGQGKQDWSLFRMFSRTLTEPCPLASESRVYVDVTNYSQDNETLEVYPPPLTTYQDVVLGTRKTYAVYDLLDTAVINNSRSLNLQLKWKRPPGNEAPPTPFLYAQRYVSGYGLHNGELSTLLYNTHPYRAFPVLLLDTVPWYLRLYVHTLTITSKGKENKPSYIHYQPAQDRMQPHLLEMLIQLPASSVTKVSIQFERALLKWTEYTPDPNHGFYVSPSVLSALVPSEVTAQPVDWEESPLFNTLFPASDSSSYFVRLYTEPLLVSLPTPDFSMPYNVICLTCTVVAVCYGSFYNLLTRTFQIEEPSKGGLARRLANLIRRARGVPPL, from the exons ATGGCGGCGGCAGCGCCGCTTTCTCTGCTGGTGCTGCTGCTTCTCGGGCCGGGCGTCTGGGGCCAGACGGAGCCCCCACGCGACAGCCTGCGGGAGGAGCTCGTCATCACCCCGCTGCCTTCTGGGGACGTAGCCGCCACATTCCAGTTCCGCACGCGCTGGGATTCGGAGCTGCAGCGGGAAGAAG TATCTCATTATAGGCTCTTCCCCAAAGCACTGGGGCAGTTGATCTCCAAGTATTCTCTACGGGAGCTGCACCTGTCCTTAACCCAAGGCTTCTGGAGGACTCGATACTGGGGGACACCCTTCTTGCAGGCCCCATCAGGTGCAGAGCTGTGGGCCTGGTTCCAAGACACCGTCACTGA TGTGGATAAGTCCTGGAAGGAGCTCAGTAACGTCCTCTCGGGGATCTTCTGCGCCTCTCTCAACTTCATTGACTCCACCAACACAGTCACGCCCAGCGCCTCCTTCAAACCCCTGGGGCTGGCCAATG GCACAGATCACTCCTTCCTGCGCTATGCGGTGCTGCCTCGGGAGGTCGTCTGCACTGAGAACCTCACCCCGTGGAAGAAGCTCTTGCCCTGCAGTTCCAAG gcaggcCTCTCTGTGCTGCTGAAGGCCGATCGCCTGTTTCACACGAGCTACCACTCCCAGGCAGTGCATATCCGCCCTGTTTGCAGA GATGCACGCTGTGccagcatctcctgggagctgAGGCAGACCCTTTCCGTTGTATTTGATGCCTTCGTCACGGGGCAGGGGAAGCAAG ATTGGTCCCTCTTTCGGATGTTCTCCCGAACCCTCACAGAACCCTGCCCCCTGGCTTCGGAGAGCCGAGTCTATGTGGACGTCACCAACTATAGCCAG GACAATGAGACATTGGAGGTGTACCCGCCCCCGCTCACCACGTACCAGGACGTCGTCCTGGGCACCCGGAAGACCTATGCCGTCTACGACCTGCTGGACACGGCCGTGATCAACAACTCGCGCAGCCTCAACCTCCAGCTCAAGTGGAAGAGACCCCCAGGGAatg AGGCCCCACCCACGCCCTTCCTGTACGCCCAGCGGTACGTGAGCGGCTACGGGCTGCACAACGGGGAGCTGAGCACGCTGCTGTATAACACCCACCCGTACCGGGCCTTCCCTGTGCTGTTGCTGGACACTGTGCCCTGGTACCTGCGGCTGTACGTGCACACCCTCACCATCACCTCCAAGGGCAAGGAGAACAAACCAA GTTACATCCACTACCAGCCTGCCCAGGACCGGATGCAGCCCCACCTCCTGGAGATGCTGATTCAGCTACCGGCCAGCTCGGTCACCAAGGTCTCCATCCAGTTTGAGCGGGCGCTGCTGAAGTGGACTGAGTACACCCCGGACCCCAACCACGGCTTCTACGTCAG CCCATCTGTCCTCAGTGCCCTCGTGCCCAGCGAGGTGACCGCCCAACCCGTGGACTGGGAAGAGAGTCCCCTCTTCAACACCCT cTTCCCAGCCTCCGACAGCTCCAGCTACTTCGTGCGGCTCTACACGGAGCCACTGCTGGTGAGCCTGCCCACGCCGGACTTCAGCATGCCCTACAACGTCATCTGCCTCACGTGCACAGTGGTGGCCGTGTGCTACGGCTCCTTCTACAACCTCCTCACCCGAACCTTCCAGATTGAGGAGCCCAGCAAGGGCGGCCTGGCCAGGCGGCTGGCCAACCTCATCCGGCGCGCCCGAGGCGTCCCCCCGCTCTGA
- the PIGT gene encoding GPI transamidase component PIG-T isoform X2 produces the protein MAAAAPLSLLVLLLLGPGVWGQTEPPRDSLREELVITPLPSGDVAATFQFRTRWDSELQREEVSHYRLFPKALGQLISKYSLRELHLSLTQGFWRTRYWGTPFLQAPSGTDHSFLRYAVLPREVVCTENLTPWKKLLPCSSKAGLSVLLKADRLFHTSYHSQAVHIRPVCRDARCASISWELRQTLSVVFDAFVTGQGKQDWSLFRMFSRTLTEPCPLASESRVYVDVTNYSQDNETLEVYPPPLTTYQDVVLGTRKTYAVYDLLDTAVINNSRSLNLQLKWKRPPGNEAPPTPFLYAQRYVSGYGLHNGELSTLLYNTHPYRAFPVLLLDTVPWYLRLYVHTLTITSKGKENKPSYIHYQPAQDRMQPHLLEMLIQLPASSVTKVSIQFERALLKWTEYTPDPNHGFYVSPSVLSALVPSEVTAQPVDWEESPLFNTLFPASDSSSYFVRLYTEPLLVSLPTPDFSMPYNVICLTCTVVAVCYGSFYNLLTRTFQIEEPSKGGLARRLANLIRRARGVPPL, from the exons ATGGCGGCGGCAGCGCCGCTTTCTCTGCTGGTGCTGCTGCTTCTCGGGCCGGGCGTCTGGGGCCAGACGGAGCCCCCACGCGACAGCCTGCGGGAGGAGCTCGTCATCACCCCGCTGCCTTCTGGGGACGTAGCCGCCACATTCCAGTTCCGCACGCGCTGGGATTCGGAGCTGCAGCGGGAAGAAG TATCTCATTATAGGCTCTTCCCCAAAGCACTGGGGCAGTTGATCTCCAAGTATTCTCTACGGGAGCTGCACCTGTCCTTAACCCAAGGCTTCTGGAGGACTCGATACTGGGGGACACCCTTCTTGCAGGCCCCATCAG GCACAGATCACTCCTTCCTGCGCTATGCGGTGCTGCCTCGGGAGGTCGTCTGCACTGAGAACCTCACCCCGTGGAAGAAGCTCTTGCCCTGCAGTTCCAAG gcaggcCTCTCTGTGCTGCTGAAGGCCGATCGCCTGTTTCACACGAGCTACCACTCCCAGGCAGTGCATATCCGCCCTGTTTGCAGA GATGCACGCTGTGccagcatctcctgggagctgAGGCAGACCCTTTCCGTTGTATTTGATGCCTTCGTCACGGGGCAGGGGAAGCAAG ATTGGTCCCTCTTTCGGATGTTCTCCCGAACCCTCACAGAACCCTGCCCCCTGGCTTCGGAGAGCCGAGTCTATGTGGACGTCACCAACTATAGCCAG GACAATGAGACATTGGAGGTGTACCCGCCCCCGCTCACCACGTACCAGGACGTCGTCCTGGGCACCCGGAAGACCTATGCCGTCTACGACCTGCTGGACACGGCCGTGATCAACAACTCGCGCAGCCTCAACCTCCAGCTCAAGTGGAAGAGACCCCCAGGGAatg AGGCCCCACCCACGCCCTTCCTGTACGCCCAGCGGTACGTGAGCGGCTACGGGCTGCACAACGGGGAGCTGAGCACGCTGCTGTATAACACCCACCCGTACCGGGCCTTCCCTGTGCTGTTGCTGGACACTGTGCCCTGGTACCTGCGGCTGTACGTGCACACCCTCACCATCACCTCCAAGGGCAAGGAGAACAAACCAA GTTACATCCACTACCAGCCTGCCCAGGACCGGATGCAGCCCCACCTCCTGGAGATGCTGATTCAGCTACCGGCCAGCTCGGTCACCAAGGTCTCCATCCAGTTTGAGCGGGCGCTGCTGAAGTGGACTGAGTACACCCCGGACCCCAACCACGGCTTCTACGTCAG CCCATCTGTCCTCAGTGCCCTCGTGCCCAGCGAGGTGACCGCCCAACCCGTGGACTGGGAAGAGAGTCCCCTCTTCAACACCCT cTTCCCAGCCTCCGACAGCTCCAGCTACTTCGTGCGGCTCTACACGGAGCCACTGCTGGTGAGCCTGCCCACGCCGGACTTCAGCATGCCCTACAACGTCATCTGCCTCACGTGCACAGTGGTGGCCGTGTGCTACGGCTCCTTCTACAACCTCCTCACCCGAACCTTCCAGATTGAGGAGCCCAGCAAGGGCGGCCTGGCCAGGCGGCTGGCCAACCTCATCCGGCGCGCCCGAGGCGTCCCCCCGCTCTGA
- the PIGT gene encoding GPI transamidase component PIG-T isoform X4, with protein sequence MAAAAPLSLLVLLLLGPGVWGQTEPPRDSLREELVITPLPSGDVAATFQFRTRWDSELQREEGTDHSFLRYAVLPREVVCTENLTPWKKLLPCSSKAGLSVLLKADRLFHTSYHSQAVHIRPVCRDARCASISWELRQTLSVVFDAFVTGQGKQDWSLFRMFSRTLTEPCPLASESRVYVDVTNYSQDNETLEVYPPPLTTYQDVVLGTRKTYAVYDLLDTAVINNSRSLNLQLKWKRPPGNEAPPTPFLYAQRYVSGYGLHNGELSTLLYNTHPYRAFPVLLLDTVPWYLRLYVHTLTITSKGKENKPSYIHYQPAQDRMQPHLLEMLIQLPASSVTKVSIQFERALLKWTEYTPDPNHGFYVSPSVLSALVPSEVTAQPVDWEESPLFNTLFPASDSSSYFVRLYTEPLLVSLPTPDFSMPYNVICLTCTVVAVCYGSFYNLLTRTFQIEEPSKGGLARRLANLIRRARGVPPL encoded by the exons ATGGCGGCGGCAGCGCCGCTTTCTCTGCTGGTGCTGCTGCTTCTCGGGCCGGGCGTCTGGGGCCAGACGGAGCCCCCACGCGACAGCCTGCGGGAGGAGCTCGTCATCACCCCGCTGCCTTCTGGGGACGTAGCCGCCACATTCCAGTTCCGCACGCGCTGGGATTCGGAGCTGCAGCGGGAAGAAG GCACAGATCACTCCTTCCTGCGCTATGCGGTGCTGCCTCGGGAGGTCGTCTGCACTGAGAACCTCACCCCGTGGAAGAAGCTCTTGCCCTGCAGTTCCAAG gcaggcCTCTCTGTGCTGCTGAAGGCCGATCGCCTGTTTCACACGAGCTACCACTCCCAGGCAGTGCATATCCGCCCTGTTTGCAGA GATGCACGCTGTGccagcatctcctgggagctgAGGCAGACCCTTTCCGTTGTATTTGATGCCTTCGTCACGGGGCAGGGGAAGCAAG ATTGGTCCCTCTTTCGGATGTTCTCCCGAACCCTCACAGAACCCTGCCCCCTGGCTTCGGAGAGCCGAGTCTATGTGGACGTCACCAACTATAGCCAG GACAATGAGACATTGGAGGTGTACCCGCCCCCGCTCACCACGTACCAGGACGTCGTCCTGGGCACCCGGAAGACCTATGCCGTCTACGACCTGCTGGACACGGCCGTGATCAACAACTCGCGCAGCCTCAACCTCCAGCTCAAGTGGAAGAGACCCCCAGGGAatg AGGCCCCACCCACGCCCTTCCTGTACGCCCAGCGGTACGTGAGCGGCTACGGGCTGCACAACGGGGAGCTGAGCACGCTGCTGTATAACACCCACCCGTACCGGGCCTTCCCTGTGCTGTTGCTGGACACTGTGCCCTGGTACCTGCGGCTGTACGTGCACACCCTCACCATCACCTCCAAGGGCAAGGAGAACAAACCAA GTTACATCCACTACCAGCCTGCCCAGGACCGGATGCAGCCCCACCTCCTGGAGATGCTGATTCAGCTACCGGCCAGCTCGGTCACCAAGGTCTCCATCCAGTTTGAGCGGGCGCTGCTGAAGTGGACTGAGTACACCCCGGACCCCAACCACGGCTTCTACGTCAG CCCATCTGTCCTCAGTGCCCTCGTGCCCAGCGAGGTGACCGCCCAACCCGTGGACTGGGAAGAGAGTCCCCTCTTCAACACCCT cTTCCCAGCCTCCGACAGCTCCAGCTACTTCGTGCGGCTCTACACGGAGCCACTGCTGGTGAGCCTGCCCACGCCGGACTTCAGCATGCCCTACAACGTCATCTGCCTCACGTGCACAGTGGTGGCCGTGTGCTACGGCTCCTTCTACAACCTCCTCACCCGAACCTTCCAGATTGAGGAGCCCAGCAAGGGCGGCCTGGCCAGGCGGCTGGCCAACCTCATCCGGCGCGCCCGAGGCGTCCCCCCGCTCTGA